The following coding sequences lie in one Micromonospora sp. R77 genomic window:
- a CDS encoding CPBP family intramembrane glutamic endopeptidase has product MLGTETLLVLGLSLGQSAVYAIVSLAAKLTAAGPLSKQTAALNTSQSPRPYLDLTYQLVGICFALLPVLLAVHLLARDPGEPARTLGVDLRRPGSDLARGAGLAALIGLPGLALFWAAAQLGVNATLVPAALPHLWWAVPVLILAAVQNAVLEEVIVVGYLVTRLRQLRWRLGAVLAASAVLRGSYHLYQGFGAFLGNAVMGVIFAFFFLRTRRVLPLIVAHTLLDVVAFVGYALLPRAWFDWL; this is encoded by the coding sequence ATGCTGGGCACCGAGACGCTGCTGGTGCTCGGGCTCTCCCTCGGCCAGTCCGCGGTCTACGCGATCGTCTCGCTGGCCGCCAAGCTGACCGCCGCGGGTCCGCTGTCCAAGCAGACCGCGGCGCTGAACACCTCCCAGTCGCCCCGGCCCTACCTGGACCTGACGTACCAGCTCGTCGGCATCTGCTTCGCGCTGCTGCCGGTGCTGCTCGCCGTACACCTGCTGGCCCGGGACCCGGGCGAGCCGGCGCGGACGCTCGGGGTCGACCTGAGGCGGCCCGGGTCGGACCTGGCCCGGGGCGCCGGTCTGGCGGCGCTGATCGGCCTGCCCGGCCTGGCCCTGTTCTGGGCGGCGGCGCAGCTCGGCGTCAATGCCACCCTGGTCCCGGCGGCGCTGCCGCACCTGTGGTGGGCGGTGCCGGTGCTGATCCTGGCCGCCGTGCAGAACGCCGTGCTGGAGGAGGTGATCGTGGTCGGCTACCTGGTCACCCGGCTGCGGCAGCTGCGCTGGCGGCTCGGCGCGGTGCTCGCGGCCAGCGCGGTCCTGCGCGGCTCCTACCACCTCTACCAGGGCTTCGGCGCGTTCCTGGGCAACGCCGTGATGGGCGTGATCTTCGCGTTCTTCTTCCTGCGCACCCGCCGCGTGCTGCCGCTGATCGTCGCGCACACCCTGCTCGACGTGGTCGCCTTCGTCGGCTACGCGCTGCTGCCCAGGGCCTGGTTCGACTGGCTCTGA
- a CDS encoding SCO0607 family lipoprotein, with the protein MRTRIMIVLAVAGLGGLMATTGCSFQESICAGGEYPAIAVGAQGGSACFPDGQEPTPPYVRYPEGKVPKHVDDEWDVYWRSHGIDENNNIIET; encoded by the coding sequence ATGCGAACGCGAATCATGATCGTCCTGGCCGTGGCCGGCCTGGGTGGGCTGATGGCCACCACCGGGTGCTCGTTCCAGGAGAGCATCTGCGCCGGTGGTGAGTATCCGGCCATCGCGGTGGGCGCGCAGGGCGGCAGCGCCTGCTTCCCGGACGGGCAGGAGCCGACCCCGCCGTACGTCCGCTATCCGGAGGGCAAGGTCCCGAAGCACGTCGACGACGAGTGGGACGTCTACTGGCGCAGCCACGGCATCGACGAGAACAACAACATCATCGAGACCTGA